In Tenacibaculum sp. 190524A02b, the genomic stretch TCTAGCCCAATCTCCATGCCCCCAAGGACCAAAAACCATAATATTATAATTATTACTACGTTTTTCTACATTTTTATAAGTTTCCAAAGGTCCGTATAAATCTTCCGCATCAAACAATCCTCCTACTGTCATTACAGCAGGTTTTACATTTTCTAAATGTTGTACAATTCCTCTTGATTGCCAAAACGTATCATAATTAGGATGGTCTTTTAATTGCTCCCAAAAAAAATTGTCTTTATTATATTCATCTAAACTAGTTAATGGCCCTTTTTCTAAGAAAAAATCATACTGATCTTTAGAGGTTACTTCTGGCATTTTATACCATGCTTTTGTTGTATTTTCCTTTTTATGAATACCAAATACAGCATTGGCTCTCCAATACGCTAAAATATAAGCTCCATTATGATGAAAATCATCAAAAAAGAAATCACCAATAGGTGCTTGTGGAGATACAGCCTTTACTGCAGGATGTGTATCTAACAGTGAGCAAGTAGCATAAAACCCTGGGTATGAAATTCCCCAAATACCTACTCTACCATTATTATTAGCTACATTTTTAACCAACCAATCTACTGTGTCATAAGTATCACTAGATTCGTCTATTTGACTTCCTTTTTTGTTAGGTATATAGGCTCTCATATTATCATAAGTTCCTTCACTCATCCATCTACCTCGAACATCTTGATAAACGATAATATTTCCTTCTTTCATTAAAAACTGGTTCGGACCAACTGTTTTACGAAATGCATCTTTTCCATAAGGCCTAGAACTATAAGGGGTTCTATATAATAAAATAGGATATTTTTTTGAAGTATCTTTAGGTGCGTAAATAGTAGTATGAAGCTTTACACCATCTCGCATTATTACCGTTTTTTCTTCTTTTGTGTAATGATCTTTTAAGTTATAAGTATCCTCCGCTTCTTGACTAAAACTAAAAAAGGAAAAACAGAAAATAAAAATTCCTTTTAATAAAATTGAAGTAGTACGTTTCATAAATAGTGTTTTTTCATTTAGTTGTTTGTTGTTTACTTGTAGTATTTTACCTTAAAATCCTCAAAAAAGGACTGTCAATTGATTATGAATTTTAAGGAACTACCTTAACGCTAATCTAAAAATATAATTCTAATACTTATAGTATTATCTTTTCTTTTCAAAAGGAAAAATTACTTACTCCATTTTTTGAAGTTTTATTATGTACAGCTTAAATTTTACCAATAACAAACAACTCATCCATATAAAACTACAATTCAGTATTAGAGATTTTTATACGGAAAATTATATGTAGACTTTTAACTTGTTAAATAACTAATACTAATGGAACAGGTAATACAATTTTCAATTTATATTCATGCTTTTTTAGGAGGTATAGGACTTATATCAGGAATTGCTAATGTGATTCTAAAAAAAGGAAACACTCCTCATAAAATTTTAGGCAAAATATTTTCTTATGCAATGATTTTTAGCTCACTAATTTCCCTAATTATAGCTAGGATGCCTAATCATAAAAACTTATTTTTATTTCTAATTGGTTTATTTACTATATATATGATTCTTTCTGGTAATAGAGCACTTACTTTAAAAAGCAAAACAAAATTAAAAGCTGATGCTATTGACAAATCTATTTCTGGAGTCATGTTTTTTATTTCTATAATAATGACTTTAATTGGAGTTATAGGTAGTATACAAAAAGTAGATAATAGTATTCTTTATCTGTTTTTTGGTGGTTTTGGTATTTTTATGACTTTAAAAGATTTTCAAACTTTTAAAACATTTACTAAAAACAAAAACGCTTGGATTAAAAGTCATATTGGACGAATGATAGGTGCTTTAATTGCTGCTGTAACAGCTTTTATAGTGGCTGGTTTACAAATTAAAACTGTAATTGCTTGGATAATTCCAACGCTAATAGGAACGTTATATATTGTATATTGGAACAAAAAATTTAAACCTATTACTCGTAAATAAGTAATGCTAACTTTTTTAATGGAAGAACTACCTAATTATAAAACATTTGTAAAAGATACGATAAGGAATTACTATCAAGTAACTTCAACATCTATTGACTTATTATTGACTATTGCTAAAGTTCAACATATACAAAAAGGAGATACATTACTCCCTTTTGGTAAAATTGCGCAACAAGTTTCTATTCTTTATAAAGGAACTATTGTTTCTAATTTTTTAAACGAAGATGGTAAAGAATATCATAAAAACATTTTCTTAAAAGGAGATTTTGTTAGTTCTACAGTATCTTGTTTAACTCAAAAACCTTCTCAATTTTCACTTGAAGCAATTGAGGATTCTATACTCATTTCTTTTAATTACCATCAATACAAGAAACTTATTGATACTACTAATGATTTTAAAAATTTTTACATTGCTTATCTGGAAAAAAATTGGGTTATTGATAAAGAACAACGCGAAACAACCATTGTATTAAAAGAAGCTAGTGAAAGATACTTAAGCTTTATAGAAAAGTACCCTAATATTGAAAAGCGTATTCCTTTACTCTATATTGCTTCTCATTTAGGAATTACAGCAACTCAGTTAAGTAGAATAAGGAAAAAAATACAAGAAAATTAATCCCAATCAACATATGTAAAGGAAAAAGTAGCTAGCTATACGGAATTTTGTAATATGAAATTATTAGTAATCTATCTACTGGCATTTATTGGAGGAATATTTCTTGCTGTTCAAGCCGGTTTTAACACCCAATTAGGTACTGCATTAAAACAACCTATAATAGCTGTTATAGCTACTTCTATTACAAGTGCGATATTAGGTGGATTATTCTTTTTTTTCTTTAATACAAATAATATAAATCTTCATATAATACATACCATACCTTGGTACTTATGGTTTATTGGTGGATTATTTAGTATGGCTGGTATTTCTCTATATTTTTATACCATTCCTAAACTAGGAATATCTAAAATGATTGCTATGGGACTTTGTGGGCAATTGCTTTTTTCTTTAGTAGCTGGAAATTTTGGTTGGCTAAATCTCCCTAAGGAACCTATAACTATACAAAAGATTATAGGTACAATTGCCATGGTAATGGGTATTATATTAATTAATTTAAAATGAACACATATCAACTTAACATCCAAAATTTAACAACGTTATGGAAGATAGCTGGAAAAACTTTTAGTTGTTATTATACTGCTAATGAAATACATTCAGTTTACTTAAAAAATTCAAGCTGGCCTAATCGAATCTGGATCAACACACCTTTAAACCATACTCTTGTTAATGATTTAAAAAAACAAATGACAAATTTAAAAGGTGTTACTTTTTCTTATTTTAACCGAAGTAAACAAAAAAGTTCTCTTGTAGATACTCCCTCTTTTTCTATTAAATCTGTCTCGTCCTGAAATAGCGTTACACAATTATGTAACATTATGAATGACAATATTTACCGCAAACGTACACAGAAAGATTATACTATGAGTTTTAAACTTTCGGTTGTATCGGAAGTAGAAAAAGGCGAACTAACTTACAAACAGGCTCAACTTAAATATGGGATTCAAGGTCGTAGCACTGTTTTAGTATGGTTAAGAAAATATGGTAACTTTGATTGGGATCATCAAACACCATCTACTATGCCAAAATCACCAGAACAAAAACTATTAGAGTTAGAACAAAAATTACGTCAATTAGAAAAGCAAAATAATCGTTTAAAAGCTCAAGCAGCAGCAGTAGAGAAGAAAGCGATACTATTTGATATGATGATTGATTTAGCTGAGAAAGAGTATAAGATTCCTATCAGAAAAAACTCCAAAACCGAGTAATTGATATGTTTGTTTTACAAAAGAAAGAAAGTATTTCTTCCACCTGTAAATTACTCGGGTTTAGTAGGCAGGTGTATTATCGAGCTAATTATAGAGTTACCAAAGCTCACACCATAGCCAATAAGGTTGTTGAGTTGGTTAAGGATGTAAGAATGGAACAGCCAAGAATTGGAACAAGAAAACTGTATTATATTCTTTCAGAAGAATTAGGCAGTTTAGGTGTAGGAAGGGATCGATTATTTGATATTTTACGAGCTAATAAACTATTGATAAAACGACAAAAAAGTTACCATATTACAACCAACTCACATCATCGTTTTAGAAAACATGCTAATCTTATTGAAACTTTGGAAGTAAATCGACCAGAACAAGTATGGGTAGCAGATATTACTTATTTAGGGAGCCGTAAAAAACCTATGTATTTATCATTAATTACAGATGCATATTCTAAGAAAATTGTGGGATACCATTTGGATAAAACTTTAGCGGTGAACTCAACTGTAAAAGCCTTGGTCATGGCTATAAAAAACAGAGTATATCCAGAGAAGGAACTTATCCATCATTCAGATAGAGGGATACAGTACTGTAGTAACATCTATCAAGATATTTTGTCAAAACAAAAGCTTAAATGCAGTATGACAGAATCATATGATCCATATCAAAATGCCATAGCTGAAAGGGTTAATGGAATCTTGAAACAAGAGTTCTTTACCAATACTACAAATCTAGATATTAAGATAATGGAGAAAATAGTAAAATAATCAATAACTATTTATAACTCTAAAAGACCGCATTGGTCATGTCATTTTAAAACTCCTGACCAAGCACATCAACAAAACATTATGAAAATAAAATCATATCGAAAAAAAACATCATCTAAAGCTATAACTTTAGATGATGTTTAATATATTTAATCAATAAATAACTGTAACGGTTATTTAGGACTAGTCAATCAATTCAATATGGTATGCATTTGGATTTAAGGAATATGAAAAAATATCAATTTCATAATCCATTAAATTTTATTCAAGTACATAATAAAGAAGAAGCTATTTTATGGAGTGATACTTTTTATCAAGCTTTTAATTATATTATTTCTGTAGAAACTTTATTAAAAACCTTAAAAGATATTCAGTACTTTCTTGTTTTTAATGAAGAGGAAATTATAGGAACTGTAGTACTATTTAATACTTATAAAATAGCCGGTATACACAGTTTAGGTATAATTCCTTCTCAAAGAAATAAAGGTTTTGCTTCTAAAATTATGAAAGAAATCATCAATTTAGCTATTGATAAAAATATGGATACTGCTATCCTACAAGCTTCTGAAATGGCTAAAAATATGTATTTAAATTTGGGGTTTACTTTTGACTTTTTAATGGAGAATTATTTATTGAATGAATAACATCACTAACTGTAACAATTGTAAAAAACTGAAGTCATAGTATATAGAGACTCAACCAAAAACATTGAAATTATATGAAAAATAAAACTTCAATTTATACACTACTTATACTTGGCTTTTTAATAAACTCTTGTGCTAAACATAAAAATGAACCCCCTAAAATGTTTCATAAAGAAATTGATACTTACATCAATTCAATTATTAAGGCTGATAAAATCCCTGGTATAGCTGTAGCTGTAATTAAAAAAGGAAAAATTATTCATAAGAAAAATTATGGCTTAGCCAATATACCTCATAATGTTCCTGTTACGGATAGTACTTTGTTTAGAGCCTACTCAACTACTAAATTAATTACCGCTGTTGCTGTTTTTCAATTAATAGAAGCTAAAAAGATTGATTTAAAAGATCCCATTTCAAAATATATAGATCAACTTCCTCTTCTCTGGAAGGATATAAAAATAGAACACCTGTTAACACACTCTTCTGGCTTACCTGAGTATAAAGATTTTGATACCTCAATGTCTAATCAAACTTTAATTTCTAAAATGGCTTCCATGCCTCTTCTTTTTGAAAAAGGAAATAAGTTTCAATATAATCAGACCAACTTCTGGTTTCTTCAACAAATTATTGAAAAAGTAAGTAATCAAAAATTTGATGATTTCATCATCAAAAATCAATTTAACAGTACTTATCCTGTAGTTTTTGCATCCAATAGTTTAACTGCTATTCCTAATCGAGTTGCTAAATATCAATTCAACAAAGAGCACAACACGTATGAAATGACTACTTACAATGCAGGAGAACGTTCCATAGCTGGTAATGGTTTGAATGTTAATTTAAACGCATTGATAGATTGGAATACAAGATTTGACAATAATCAACTACTACAAAATGAGTCTAAACTTAAAATGTTAACGCCCTTTAAGTTCAAAAATGACAATACACCTTTTGGATATAGTTGGGGTATTTTTGGTCCAGAAGGGAAAAAATATTATGGCTTTGCTGGTGGTGGTGTTAGTGCGTTGATGAAATTTATAGACAATGATTTAACTATAATTATTTTATCTAATGGTTTTAAAAATAATCCTATTATTAGTAATGCCATTACCTACATCTCTGGATTATCTGATTCTTCCTTAATTAGAAAAGATAGAATGTTAAATGAAGACATAAGACTAGCCTTTTTATTAACTCCTTATAAAGAAGCTTTCAAAAAATATAAGCAAATTAAAAATGAAAATCAAAAAGTTAACTTTGAAAGAGCTTTGAATGGTTTAGGATATTATTATTTAAACCATAATGAGATAGAAAAATCAATTACCATTTTAAAACTATATACTGAAGAATACCCTAACTCATATAATGCGTTTGATAGTCTTGCTGAAGCTTATTTTACTCAAAAAAAGTATAACTTGGCTACCAAAAATTATTTAAAGTCTTTAGAGCTATATCCTGACAATAAAAACGCAAAAAAAATGTTAGCAAAAATTAAACAGTTATATGAATAATCTAATTGCCTTTATTAATAATACTATTGCTCTAGAAAAAAATACTATAGAGACATTAACAAATTTATGTGTAGAAAAAGCATATCAAAGAGGTGATTTTTTACAAAAACCTAATGGCTATTGTAACCATCTATTTTGTATTAATAGTGGACTTGTAAAACTATCATTTGATACTGGTAATAATGAATTTGTAATGCGTTTTTTTCAAGAAGATGTTTTATTTACAGAATTAGAAAGCCTTACTGAAAATATCCCTAGTAAATATCAAATTATTGCTCTAGAAACTGTTCATTGTACGCTACTTCCTTATAGGGAATTTGAAAAGTTATCTGCAAAAAACACTCGATTAGCTTTATTTTTTTCTAAATTTTTAACTAGAGCGCATGTTAATATGATAAACCGAATTAGTGAGATGTTAGAAGCTAATGCACATATTAGATATACTAATTTTTTAAAACATCACCCTGATATTATTAATAGGATTTCTTTAGGGGATTTATCAAGGTACTTGGGAATTAATCAAGTTACACTTAGTAGAATTAGAAGTAAGAAATGATTTTTTAGCATTTGTTAAAAAATCAACTCTTTTATTCATCGAATTTTGTTTTAGCGTATTAACCTATTAAACAACTTGAGATGAAAACTTATTCAACATTAAAAATTGTAAACCGCCATTTAAATTATGATCATGTAACATTAACGAATCCATCTCCACATTACTACATACATATAGCTTTAGAAATTGACCACTCTCCTTTTCCTTTTTTCTTATTTGAAAGTAAGCTTAAAAAGAAAATTTTAAAAAAAGCTACTCTTTTTTGTTCTGAAGTTTTAAAATATTCTAATGTTATAGAGGCCAATGTTTTTAAGGCTTTATTAATTCCTCCTGGAAAAGGTAAATATATTGATGAAAACAGCCACAAAGTACCTATTGCTAAATTTGATATTGCATTGTTAATTAAAGTCAATTCAAAAGAAGCTTTAACTCAACTAATAAACCATCAATATTTTAAAAACTCACTTATTTTTTTTGAGAAAAATAGTATTCATTTTCATTATACCACTGCTAAAAACATTAGAAGAATTGATGATGTAGATCATGCTAAACAGGGTGTATTTTTGTTCAATTATTTTTACGCTGAAGATGTTGAACAAAATTTAGAAGTATGGAATTACACAGCTGGATGGTTTGAAAAAGAAACTAAATTAAACAACTCTGAATTAATGCTACCATTGAATAAAAATGTCTCGAACTATACAGTTATTAATCATTGTAGATGGGATACTCTAATAGATATTCTTCCTTCCTTACTATTTAAAAAAACATTTAAACTATATGTTTTAGATAACTTTTATACTAATAATGTAGGAGCTATGCCTATTTTATACAAACTGATAACTTAGCTTTATAGACATTCATTTGAAACTTAAAAAAACACCAATAAATTCATCAATTATATGTAATTAACCTCTAAAATTTAAGTAACTTTATTATAACAAGGCTGATTTTTAGTATAAGAAATAATTACACTTTTTAATATACTATTAACTCAGCCTTTTTTATTAATAACCCAACAAAATCAAACTTATTTAGTATTATGAAAAAACTAAGACTTTTACGTATTTACTTAATTTTAGCTACTAACTCTATTTTCTTAGCATGTACCTCTCCAAGTTTTAATCCTTCAATGAAATCAGTTGAAAGTTTTTCGTCTAAAAACCTCCAGTATTTAATTAAAGCTAATCTTATTGGAAAGTACAGCCTAACGAAATTAAAACCTGCTTTAATAAAACACAAAGATTTTCCTTCTGAACTAATTGACTCTTTAAAATATGGACTAAAAGTTTATAAAATTACCTATTATACAGAATATTTGGATGGACAAAGCATAGTTGCCTCGGGTGCTGTTATTATTCCTGATACTTCTGAAACCTTAGATATGATAAGCTACCAGCACGGTACCATTATTGATAACAGAGAAGCTCCCTCAAACTTTACACAAAGTATAGTATCGTATGTATCACCCAGCATTTTTGGTTCTATAGGTTATATTACAGTATTACCAGACTATATAGGTTACGGTAGCTCTAGCTCTTTCCCACATCCTTATGAACATGGTGAGTCTTTAGCTACCGCTTCTAGAGATATGATTAGGGCTACAAGAGAATTTATTGAAAAAAAGAACAAAATCAATGTTTCTAAAAAACTTTTCCTTTCTGGTTATTCAGAAGGAGCTAGTGCTACCATGGCACTACATCAACTTTTACAAGAAAAACATCCTGATGAATTTACTGTAACTGCTAACTCCAGTGCAGCTGGAGCTTATGACAAAAAAGCTTTTCTTGAAGCTACCATGTCTAAAGATAAACAACTAAACTTCTTAAACTATTATATATGGGTATTGGATACTTACAATAAAATTTACAATATAAACTTAAGTTATAGTGATATTTATAAAGCACCTTTTAACTCTGTTATTGAAACTGAAGGAGTATTTGCTAATTTAAGTTCCCAAAACCCAAAAGATATTTTTAAAGAAAGCTTTATAAACAATATAAAGAATGGCACTGAAACAAAAATGATTAATGCCATGAAAGCCAATAGTTATTATAATTTTGTATCTAATTCTCCTATTCAATTAGTACATGGTACAAAAGATAATTTTGTTCCTTTTTACAACGC encodes the following:
- a CDS encoding Crp/Fnr family transcriptional regulator, with product MNNLIAFINNTIALEKNTIETLTNLCVEKAYQRGDFLQKPNGYCNHLFCINSGLVKLSFDTGNNEFVMRFFQEDVLFTELESLTENIPSKYQIIALETVHCTLLPYREFEKLSAKNTRLALFFSKFLTRAHVNMINRISEMLEANAHIRYTNFLKHHPDIINRISLGDLSRYLGINQVTLSRIRSKK
- a CDS encoding Crp/Fnr family transcriptional regulator produces the protein MEELPNYKTFVKDTIRNYYQVTSTSIDLLLTIAKVQHIQKGDTLLPFGKIAQQVSILYKGTIVSNFLNEDGKEYHKNIFLKGDFVSSTVSCLTQKPSQFSLEAIEDSILISFNYHQYKKLIDTTNDFKNFYIAYLEKNWVIDKEQRETTIVLKEASERYLSFIEKYPNIEKRIPLLYIASHLGITATQLSRIRKKIQEN
- a CDS encoding serine hydrolase; its protein translation is MKNKTSIYTLLILGFLINSCAKHKNEPPKMFHKEIDTYINSIIKADKIPGIAVAVIKKGKIIHKKNYGLANIPHNVPVTDSTLFRAYSTTKLITAVAVFQLIEAKKIDLKDPISKYIDQLPLLWKDIKIEHLLTHSSGLPEYKDFDTSMSNQTLISKMASMPLLFEKGNKFQYNQTNFWFLQQIIEKVSNQKFDDFIIKNQFNSTYPVVFASNSLTAIPNRVAKYQFNKEHNTYEMTTYNAGERSIAGNGLNVNLNALIDWNTRFDNNQLLQNESKLKMLTPFKFKNDNTPFGYSWGIFGPEGKKYYGFAGGGVSALMKFIDNDLTIIILSNGFKNNPIISNAITYISGLSDSSLIRKDRMLNEDIRLAFLLTPYKEAFKKYKQIKNENQKVNFERALNGLGYYYLNHNEIEKSITILKLYTEEYPNSYNAFDSLAEAYFTQKKYNLATKNYLKSLELYPDNKNAKKMLAKIKQLYE
- a CDS encoding DMT family transporter — translated: MKLLVIYLLAFIGGIFLAVQAGFNTQLGTALKQPIIAVIATSITSAILGGLFFFFFNTNNINLHIIHTIPWYLWFIGGLFSMAGISLYFYTIPKLGISKMIAMGLCGQLLFSLVAGNFGWLNLPKEPITIQKIIGTIAMVMGIILINLK
- a CDS encoding GNAT family N-acetyltransferase gives rise to the protein MKKYQFHNPLNFIQVHNKEEAILWSDTFYQAFNYIISVETLLKTLKDIQYFLVFNEEEIIGTVVLFNTYKIAGIHSLGIIPSQRNKGFASKIMKEIINLAIDKNMDTAILQASEMAKNMYLNLGFTFDFLMENYLLNE
- a CDS encoding alpha/beta hydrolase family protein — translated: MKKLRLLRIYLILATNSIFLACTSPSFNPSMKSVESFSSKNLQYLIKANLIGKYSLTKLKPALIKHKDFPSELIDSLKYGLKVYKITYYTEYLDGQSIVASGAVIIPDTSETLDMISYQHGTIIDNREAPSNFTQSIVSYVSPSIFGSIGYITVLPDYIGYGSSSSFPHPYEHGESLATASRDMIRATREFIEKKNKINVSKKLFLSGYSEGASATMALHQLLQEKHPDEFTVTANSSAAGAYDKKAFLEATMSKDKQLNFLNYYIWVLDTYNKIYNINLSYSDIYKAPFNSVIETEGVFANLSSQNPKDIFKESFINNIKNGTETKMINAMKANSYYNFVSNSPIQLVHGTKDNFVPFYNAKNTYDTMIANGVDITLKKIKKGNHSNISQQYNLETITFFKKF
- a CDS encoding CocE/NonD family hydrolase, whose translation is MKRTTSILLKGIFIFCFSFFSFSQEAEDTYNLKDHYTKEEKTVIMRDGVKLHTTIYAPKDTSKKYPILLYRTPYSSRPYGKDAFRKTVGPNQFLMKEGNIIVYQDVRGRWMSEGTYDNMRAYIPNKKGSQIDESSDTYDTVDWLVKNVANNNGRVGIWGISYPGFYATCSLLDTHPAVKAVSPQAPIGDFFFDDFHHNGAYILAYWRANAVFGIHKKENTTKAWYKMPEVTSKDQYDFFLEKGPLTSLDEYNKDNFFWEQLKDHPNYDTFWQSRGIVQHLENVKPAVMTVGGLFDAEDLYGPLETYKNVEKRSNNYNIMVFGPWGHGDWARKKGRQSIGNVYFGSGISEAYQKDVETKFFNHFLKGSGDKKLDLPEFKVFDTGKMAWNSYDVWPPKKAKKKSFYLSSNEELGTKSKKGSVEFVSDPKKPVPYSEDIKMNYSLRKYMTDDQRFAARRPDVMVFETPRLTEDITLVGEILAKLKVATTGTDADWVVKVIDVYPYDAQDTEETQKYLKMSNYHLLVRSEVMRGRFRNDFSKPEAFVPNKKTEVHIKLQDVHHTFKKGHKIQVQVQSTWFPLIDMNPQTFVPNIFKAKRSDYKKQTHTIFHDSKLEVLVLE